The Saccharomonospora cyanea NA-134 genome includes a region encoding these proteins:
- a CDS encoding phosphotransferase, with the protein MDGVPEPTNPDLGGTVVEKVLRVTDKSCLALGHRGGNPVVVKTLRTDAEPWVSTFAEEIRLYLVFTENPPPVRIPALVHTDGRCSLVLERIDGDPVSTRRYAPRSLPPPLVESAVDTVSVFARWTPPSGVLRTVFDYPARIAKYHGLGFLDDSDHAALHRLLAEVSRDGMPWQPNHGDPIPPNLLIPRDGGCVLVDFEFTGLYLPGLDLALLHTVLATTPGASARVERIAEQAGIEVPFLLNRALVLARERRLDAETPDGRRQHARSALLSRLWEECRSRLHGDTGFPSSAG; encoded by the coding sequence ATGGACGGCGTGCCGGAACCGACGAACCCCGACCTCGGCGGCACCGTCGTCGAGAAGGTGCTGCGGGTCACCGACAAGTCCTGTCTCGCCCTCGGCCACCGGGGCGGCAACCCCGTGGTCGTCAAGACACTGCGTACCGACGCCGAGCCGTGGGTGAGCACGTTCGCCGAGGAGATCCGGTTGTACCTGGTGTTCACCGAGAACCCGCCACCGGTGCGCATCCCCGCCCTCGTGCACACCGACGGCCGGTGTTCGCTGGTGCTGGAACGGATCGACGGCGATCCGGTGAGCACCCGGCGATACGCTCCGCGCTCACTTCCCCCACCGCTGGTGGAGTCCGCCGTGGACACCGTCTCGGTCTTCGCCCGGTGGACACCGCCGTCCGGGGTGCTGCGTACGGTGTTCGACTACCCGGCCCGGATCGCGAAGTACCACGGCCTCGGGTTCCTCGACGACAGCGACCACGCGGCCCTGCACCGCCTGCTCGCCGAAGTGTCCCGGGACGGGATGCCGTGGCAGCCCAACCACGGCGACCCCATCCCGCCCAACCTGCTGATCCCGCGCGATGGCGGGTGCGTGCTGGTCGACTTCGAGTTCACCGGCCTGTATCTGCCGGGGCTCGACCTCGCGCTGCTCCACACCGTCCTCGCCACCACGCCCGGTGCGTCCGCACGGGTGGAGCGGATCGCCGAACAGGCGGGCATCGAGGTGCCGTTCCTGCTCAACCGGGCGCTGGTGCTGGCTCGGGAACGGCGACTCGACGCCGAGACTCCGGATGGACGGCGACAACACGCCCGGTCGGCACTGCTGTCCCGACTGTGGGAGGAGTGCCGGTCACGCCTGCACGGCGACACCGGTTTCCCGTCGTCGGCCGGTTGA
- a CDS encoding SDR family oxidoreductase — translation MRIAVAGATGNIGALTVAVLERDGHEVVRISRSLGVDLRTGEGLDKALAGVDTVVDAINMTASDEATTVEYFGATTRNLLAAGERAGVRHHVLLSIVGIHGVDGNAHYAGKREQERLVEAGPLPWTIVPFTQFHDFAAMVTGWTEQDGVATIAPLLVQPIAPSDVAEILAEVATGEPQGRHVDVAGPEPHDLVDMARRTNQARGREVKLVPTWSGVFGPSMAGEVLLPGKDARVAPTTFDEWLRTQEPIAGA, via the coding sequence ATGCGAATCGCGGTTGCCGGTGCCACGGGCAACATCGGGGCTCTCACCGTCGCCGTCCTCGAACGCGACGGACACGAGGTCGTCCGCATCAGCCGTTCACTCGGCGTGGACCTGCGCACCGGCGAAGGCCTGGACAAGGCGCTCGCCGGAGTCGACACCGTCGTCGATGCCATCAACATGACCGCGTCCGACGAGGCCACCACCGTGGAGTACTTCGGTGCCACGACCCGCAACCTCCTGGCCGCGGGCGAACGGGCCGGTGTCCGCCACCACGTACTGCTCTCGATCGTCGGGATTCACGGCGTCGACGGCAATGCGCACTACGCGGGCAAGCGGGAACAGGAGCGGCTGGTGGAAGCCGGGCCGCTGCCGTGGACCATCGTGCCGTTCACGCAGTTCCACGACTTCGCCGCGATGGTGACGGGGTGGACCGAGCAGGACGGTGTGGCCACGATCGCGCCGCTTCTCGTGCAACCCATCGCGCCGTCCGACGTGGCCGAGATCCTCGCCGAGGTCGCGACCGGAGAGCCCCAGGGCCGCCACGTCGACGTCGCCGGACCCGAGCCGCACGACCTCGTCGACATGGCAAGGCGAACCAACCAGGCGCGCGGACGGGAGGTGAAGCTCGTGCCGACGTGGTCGGGGGTGTTCGGGCCCTCCATGGCGGGCGAGGTGCTCCTGCCCGGCAAGGACGCGCGCGTCGCCCCGACCACGTTCGACGAGTGGCTGCGTACTCAGGAGCCGATCGCCGGGGCGTGA
- a CDS encoding aldo/keto reductase, with the protein MTTTTFELGGDLHVRRIGLGTMRFADEPANRRGASAPVWAAPTDRADLTRLLREATDAGVNLFDTADAYALGEGERLLGEALAGVSDVVLATKVGVVRPDPATWVPLGHPDYLRQQVELSLRRLGRDVIDLVYLHRIDPAYPLAEQVGALTDAVHAGKVRHLGLSEATAEQVDAARSVAPIAAVQNLYNLTDRSHDAVVEHTRDSGTAFVPFFPLSFDHAAVPSLGEVAAEHGMTPNQVALAWLLHRGPHLLPIPGTTSIRHLKENLAALDTELSADQLARLNADHAPAIGS; encoded by the coding sequence ATGACTACCACGACTTTCGAACTCGGCGGCGACCTCCACGTGCGCCGTATCGGCCTTGGCACCATGCGGTTCGCCGACGAGCCGGCGAACCGCCGCGGAGCGAGCGCGCCGGTGTGGGCCGCGCCCACCGACCGCGCCGACCTCACGCGACTCTTGCGTGAGGCCACGGACGCCGGGGTGAACCTGTTCGACACCGCCGACGCCTACGCACTCGGGGAGGGCGAACGGCTGCTCGGTGAGGCTCTGGCCGGAGTGTCCGACGTCGTGCTCGCCACCAAGGTCGGGGTCGTGCGGCCCGACCCCGCGACCTGGGTGCCGCTCGGACATCCCGACTACCTGCGCCAGCAGGTGGAACTCAGCCTCCGCCGCCTCGGCCGCGACGTCATCGACCTGGTGTACCTGCACCGCATCGATCCCGCCTATCCCCTCGCCGAACAGGTGGGCGCGCTGACCGATGCCGTCCACGCCGGGAAGGTGCGGCATCTCGGTTTGTCCGAAGCCACGGCCGAGCAGGTCGACGCGGCGCGGAGCGTGGCTCCCATCGCCGCCGTCCAGAACCTCTACAACCTCACCGACCGTTCCCACGACGCCGTCGTCGAACACACCCGGGACTCCGGCACGGCGTTCGTGCCGTTCTTCCCCCTGTCGTTCGACCACGCGGCGGTGCCCTCGCTCGGCGAGGTCGCGGCCGAGCACGGCATGACCCCGAACCAGGTGGCGCTCGCATGGTTGCTGCACCGTGGGCCGCACCTGCTGCCCATCCCCGGCACCACGTCGATCCGGCACCTGAAGGAGAACCTCGCCGCGCTCGACACCGAACTCAGCGCCGACCAGTTGGCTCGGCTGAACGCCGATCACGCCCCGGCGATCGGCTCCTGA
- a CDS encoding AzlC family ABC transporter permease, with translation MPIRPADARGQSRSAATPPPPTPSPVRAALRDSTSVGLAFVPLGLAFGALTTQSGLDWWWAGLSATLIYGGSFEFLLIGMVTTTAPLATIAGTAFMVNVRHVFYALSYPLHRLTGRLGKAYGTFALSDEAYALTAGNEAHSWPSRRILCLQFFMHLYWAASATAGALLGTLIPDGITGLDFALTALFTVLTLDALKDLHGDLPTPALALLSAVAARILFPNQLLLAAFTLFTAGLLIRHLTTARRRNRA, from the coding sequence ATGCCCATACGTCCCGCCGATGCCAGAGGCCAATCCCGGTCGGCGGCCACCCCGCCACCACCAACCCCGTCCCCGGTACGAGCCGCCCTCCGTGACTCCACTTCCGTGGGCCTGGCCTTCGTCCCGCTCGGCCTCGCCTTCGGAGCACTCACCACCCAGTCCGGCCTCGACTGGTGGTGGGCAGGACTCTCCGCCACGCTCATCTACGGCGGCTCGTTCGAGTTCCTGCTCATCGGCATGGTCACCACCACCGCCCCACTGGCCACGATCGCCGGAACCGCCTTCATGGTCAACGTCCGGCACGTCTTCTACGCCTTGTCCTACCCCCTGCACCGCCTGACCGGCCGCCTCGGCAAGGCCTACGGCACCTTCGCCCTCAGCGACGAGGCATACGCCCTGACCGCCGGAAACGAAGCCCACTCCTGGCCCAGCCGACGCATCCTGTGCCTGCAGTTCTTCATGCACCTGTACTGGGCCGCAAGCGCGACCGCCGGAGCCCTACTCGGCACCCTCATCCCCGACGGCATCACCGGCCTGGACTTCGCCCTGACCGCCCTGTTCACCGTCCTCACCCTCGACGCCCTGAAAGACCTACACGGCGACCTGCCCACCCCCGCACTCGCCCTACTCAGCGCCGTCGCCGCCCGCATTCTCTTCCCGAACCAACTGCTCCTGGCCGCCTTCACCCTGTTCACCGCCGGACTGCTGATCCGACACCTCACGACCGCCAGGAGACGGAACCGTGCCTGA
- a CDS encoding branched-chain amino acid transporter permease, with protein sequence MPDPLHAVAAVLVAAAVTWALRALPFTALAPLRASATIRFLSTRMPAGVMMILVVYCLRDLPLPQLRALAPLTALAVTAGLHLWRRNALLSILGGTAVHVTLASTVFAP encoded by the coding sequence GTGCCTGACCCCCTCCACGCCGTCGCCGCCGTCCTCGTCGCCGCCGCCGTCACCTGGGCCCTGCGAGCCCTGCCTTTCACCGCCCTCGCCCCCCTCCGCGCCAGCGCGACCATCCGATTCCTCAGCACCCGCATGCCCGCCGGCGTCATGATGATCCTGGTCGTCTACTGCCTGCGCGACCTACCGCTACCCCAACTCCGCGCTCTGGCCCCACTCACGGCCCTGGCCGTCACCGCCGGACTGCACCTGTGGCGCCGCAACGCCCTACTCAGCATCCTCGGCGGCACAGCCGTCCACGTCACCCTGGCCAGCACGGTCTTCGCCCCCTGA
- a CDS encoding hemolysin family protein, protein MSELSPWAALGVSAAVVALSAFFVAVEFALIAARRYRLEEAAHTSPSARAALRSAQELSLLLAGSQLGITLCTLALGAVAKPAVHHMLTPVMEGWGLPATSADVLAFVVSLVVVTFVHLVVGEMAPKSWAIAHPEKSATLLAIPMRLFMWVFRPVLVVLNGTANWCLQRVGVRAVDEVGAGHTPEALRQLVEHSARTGTLDPHRRDQLAAALELHSRPLREHARPSEDVVAVTPAADVARIQATARASGHLRLVVRAGDRARPLGVVHVRDTLTAPTGTTARDLMRPVLALQATTPVHSAVSVMRERRSHLAVVLDGDDVTGIVTLDDLLEPLLTVGEDRPAASGS, encoded by the coding sequence GTGAGCGAGCTGAGCCCGTGGGCCGCGCTGGGTGTTTCCGCGGCCGTCGTCGCGCTGAGCGCCTTCTTCGTCGCGGTCGAGTTCGCGTTGATCGCGGCCCGCCGCTACCGGTTGGAGGAAGCCGCCCACACCAGCCCTTCCGCGCGGGCGGCGTTGCGGAGCGCCCAGGAGCTCTCCCTGCTGCTGGCAGGGTCGCAGCTGGGAATCACGTTGTGCACGCTCGCCCTGGGGGCGGTCGCCAAACCCGCCGTGCACCACATGCTCACTCCCGTGATGGAGGGCTGGGGGCTCCCGGCGACGAGCGCCGACGTGCTCGCGTTCGTGGTGTCGCTCGTGGTGGTCACGTTCGTGCACCTCGTGGTCGGTGAGATGGCCCCGAAGTCCTGGGCCATCGCCCATCCGGAGAAGTCGGCGACGCTGCTGGCGATTCCGATGCGGTTGTTCATGTGGGTCTTCCGGCCGGTGCTGGTGGTCCTCAACGGAACGGCGAACTGGTGTCTGCAGCGGGTCGGCGTGCGGGCGGTCGACGAGGTCGGTGCCGGGCACACGCCCGAGGCGTTGCGGCAGCTGGTGGAGCATTCGGCTCGGACGGGCACGCTCGATCCACATCGGCGTGACCAGCTCGCCGCCGCCCTGGAACTGCACTCCCGGCCGTTGCGAGAGCACGCGCGGCCGAGCGAGGACGTCGTCGCGGTGACCCCGGCGGCCGACGTCGCGCGGATTCAGGCGACCGCGCGGGCGAGTGGGCACCTCCGGCTCGTCGTGAGAGCAGGGGACCGGGCCCGGCCGCTGGGTGTGGTCCACGTACGGGACACGCTCACAGCGCCGACCGGGACGACGGCTCGCGACCTGATGCGCCCGGTGCTCGCTCTGCAGGCCACGACACCGGTCCACAGTGCGGTGAGCGTCATGCGGGAACGCCGAAGTCACCTGGCCGTGGTTCTCGACGGTGACGACGTCACAGGGATCGTGACTCTGGACGACCTGCTGGAACCGTTGCTCACAGTCGGTGAGGACCGCCCGGCCGCGTCAGGTTCGTAA
- a CDS encoding calcineurin-like phosphoesterase C-terminal domain-containing protein, which translates to MREPRKVRAGVTALAALAVVGSGTVIATAPDAVADPVSTWNDSAYRGQVEVVRAQDGTERSVLRGKVFVDRDRDSVSDANERGLRGVLVSNGRDVVTTDSRGRYELPVYDNMTVFITQPSGYQVPVDEHNVAQFHYNHLPEGSPDLRYGGIAPTGPVPAAVNFPVVRSRVTQDRKQHCVIGGDLQTYDKTEVSYARKGAINDLAQRSDYQGCGTLFIGDVVGDDLSLYPDVKNLTSVLNGPARFLPGNHDLDFDAETAEHSFDTFRAQLAPAYYSYDVGDVHVVALNTVRYPCTPDVDNADGLRPNCDDPENKPAYNGRLDERQLAWLEQDLARVPKNKLVVIASHIGLLNYADEGSPVHQVDQVREVYRLLEGRKAVAVSGHSHSIENMRTGDLAKGWRDLFGLEGLPFPHITAGAISGDWYSGQLTEDGYPVAVGRDGGRPGVLTLDIKGNSFTERYTVTGQSDQVQTQLGLNTPTYRDWYVARQEWNRTRDGAAPELVEPTVVSRADLKGTTWLTTNFWMGSTGSTVEVSLDGGPARKAVRTQRMRGEDQFVGPEWSDPHAVAQQLVHGGSLADRSMHLWRFELPADLAVGAHEAKVTATDVHGRTFTDVLAFEVVEQR; encoded by the coding sequence GTGCGAGAACCGAGGAAGGTCCGCGCTGGAGTCACCGCGCTCGCCGCTCTCGCGGTGGTCGGCTCCGGCACCGTGATCGCCACCGCGCCGGACGCGGTGGCCGACCCCGTATCGACATGGAACGACTCCGCCTACCGCGGTCAGGTCGAGGTGGTCCGCGCGCAGGACGGAACCGAGCGTTCCGTCCTGCGCGGCAAGGTGTTCGTGGACCGTGACCGCGACAGTGTCAGCGACGCCAACGAGCGGGGGTTGCGTGGTGTCCTGGTGTCCAACGGCCGGGATGTGGTGACCACCGACTCGCGAGGGCGCTACGAGCTGCCCGTGTACGACAACATGACGGTGTTCATCACCCAGCCGTCCGGGTATCAGGTTCCGGTCGACGAGCACAACGTCGCACAGTTCCACTACAACCACCTGCCGGAAGGATCCCCTGACCTGCGTTACGGTGGTATCGCGCCGACCGGGCCGGTGCCCGCCGCCGTGAACTTCCCGGTCGTGCGCAGCCGCGTCACGCAGGACCGGAAGCAGCACTGTGTCATCGGCGGTGACCTGCAGACGTACGACAAGACCGAGGTCTCCTACGCCCGCAAGGGCGCCATCAACGATCTGGCGCAGCGCAGCGACTACCAGGGCTGCGGCACCCTGTTCATCGGTGACGTCGTGGGTGACGACCTGTCGCTCTACCCGGACGTGAAGAACCTGACCAGCGTTCTGAACGGGCCCGCCCGCTTCCTGCCCGGCAATCACGACCTCGACTTCGACGCCGAGACCGCCGAGCATTCGTTCGACACCTTCCGGGCCCAGCTCGCGCCGGCCTACTACTCCTACGACGTCGGCGACGTTCACGTCGTGGCGTTGAACACGGTGCGCTACCCGTGCACGCCGGACGTCGACAACGCCGACGGGTTGCGTCCGAACTGCGACGACCCGGAGAACAAGCCCGCGTACAACGGACGGCTCGACGAGCGGCAGCTCGCGTGGTTGGAGCAGGACCTGGCGAGAGTCCCGAAGAACAAGCTCGTCGTGATCGCGAGCCACATCGGACTGCTCAACTACGCTGACGAGGGCAGTCCCGTGCACCAGGTCGACCAGGTCCGCGAGGTGTACAGGTTGTTGGAGGGCCGCAAGGCCGTCGCCGTCAGCGGGCACAGTCACTCCATCGAGAACATGAGGACCGGGGATCTCGCCAAGGGCTGGCGGGACCTCTTCGGTCTTGAAGGGCTGCCGTTCCCGCACATCACCGCGGGCGCGATCTCCGGGGACTGGTACTCCGGTCAGCTCACCGAGGACGGTTATCCCGTCGCGGTCGGCCGGGACGGTGGTCGACCGGGTGTGCTCACGCTGGACATCAAGGGGAACTCCTTCACCGAGCGGTACACGGTGACAGGGCAGAGCGACCAGGTGCAGACGCAGTTGGGATTGAACACGCCCACCTACCGCGACTGGTACGTCGCCCGGCAGGAGTGGAACCGCACGCGTGACGGCGCGGCGCCGGAGTTGGTCGAGCCGACCGTGGTGAGCCGGGCCGACCTGAAGGGAACCACGTGGCTGACCACGAACTTCTGGATGGGGTCCACCGGTTCCACGGTGGAGGTGAGCCTCGACGGTGGACCGGCCCGTAAGGCGGTGCGCACACAGCGGATGCGGGGTGAGGACCAGTTCGTCGGTCCCGAGTGGTCGGACCCGCATGCCGTCGCTCAACAGCTGGTCCACGGCGGCAGCCTCGCCGACCGGTCGATGCATCTGTGGCGGTTCGAGCTGCCTGCCGATCTCGCGGTGGGTGCGCACGAGGCGAAGGTCACCGCGACCGACGTCCACGGTCGCACGTTCACCGATGTTCTGGCCTTCGAGGTCGTGGAGCAGCGGTAG
- a CDS encoding hemolysin family protein: MTVVNILLGLLVVLLLTAATGYFVAQEFGYMAVDRSRLKASAAAGDGGARRALDITRRTSFMLSGAQLGITVTGLLVGYVAEPMIGAGIGELLGGVGVPTAVGVGVGTVLALSLSTVVQMVFGELFPKNLAIARPEPVARRLAWSTRLYLAVFGWLIRLFDHASNFLLRALRIEPVHDVEHAATPRDLEYIVAESRETGDLPEELSTLLDRVLDLHERTAEHAMIPRTRVTTVPAGAPVDEVVALMASGHSRYPVVRDGVDDVVGVVCLRDVLELDPGDRRTTEVADIAREPVLVPSSLPLTQVVARLRAAGEQLACVVDEYGGLGGVITLEDIGEELVGEIADEHDPAGHEQPRIDEDGSWVLPGTTHIDEVERLLGLDLPTGDYETIAGLLITELGTLPEPGDTVTVTLPGEPGAEDEPRARLTAVVEDVDRRVPRTVRLRRHDATTAREVNR, from the coding sequence GTGACTGTGGTGAACATCCTGCTCGGACTCCTCGTGGTACTTCTGCTGACCGCGGCGACGGGCTACTTCGTGGCTCAGGAGTTCGGCTACATGGCCGTCGACCGCTCACGGCTCAAGGCGAGCGCGGCGGCCGGGGACGGCGGCGCGCGGCGGGCGCTGGACATCACCCGCCGCACCTCGTTCATGCTCTCGGGTGCGCAGCTCGGCATCACAGTGACGGGGCTGCTCGTCGGCTACGTCGCCGAGCCGATGATCGGCGCCGGAATCGGTGAACTGCTCGGTGGCGTCGGCGTTCCCACGGCGGTCGGCGTGGGGGTGGGAACCGTGCTGGCGCTGTCGCTGTCCACGGTGGTGCAGATGGTCTTCGGTGAACTGTTCCCGAAGAACCTCGCCATCGCCCGGCCGGAGCCCGTGGCTCGCAGGCTGGCCTGGTCCACCCGGCTCTATCTCGCCGTGTTCGGCTGGCTGATCCGGTTGTTCGACCATGCGTCGAACTTCCTGTTGAGGGCGTTGCGCATCGAGCCGGTGCACGACGTGGAACATGCCGCCACGCCGCGGGATCTGGAGTACATCGTCGCCGAGTCCCGGGAGACGGGGGACCTGCCCGAGGAGCTTTCCACGCTGCTGGACCGGGTGCTCGACCTGCACGAGCGGACCGCCGAACACGCCATGATTCCGCGAACCCGGGTGACCACCGTCCCGGCGGGTGCTCCGGTGGACGAGGTGGTGGCTCTCATGGCGTCCGGGCACTCGCGTTACCCCGTGGTGCGCGACGGGGTCGACGATGTCGTCGGCGTGGTGTGCCTGCGGGACGTGCTGGAATTGGATCCTGGGGATCGGCGTACCACGGAGGTGGCGGACATCGCTCGGGAGCCCGTGCTGGTGCCGTCGTCTCTGCCGCTGACCCAGGTCGTCGCCCGGCTCAGGGCAGCGGGTGAGCAGCTCGCCTGCGTGGTGGACGAGTACGGCGGCCTGGGCGGGGTGATCACGCTGGAGGACATCGGCGAGGAGCTGGTCGGCGAGATCGCCGACGAACACGACCCGGCCGGGCACGAGCAGCCCCGGATCGATGAGGACGGGTCGTGGGTGTTGCCGGGCACCACGCACATCGACGAGGTCGAACGCCTGCTCGGTCTGGACCTGCCGACTGGGGACTACGAGACGATCGCGGGTCTTCTGATCACCGAGCTGGGCACGCTTCCGGAGCCGGGGGACACCGTCACCGTGACGCTGCCGGGAGAACCCGGTGCGGAGGACGAGCCTCGGGCGCGGTTGACCGCCGTGGTCGAGGACGTCGACCGCCGGGTTCCGAGGACGGTGCGGTTGCGGCGGCACGACGCCACGACGGCCCGGGAGGTGAACCGGTGA
- a CDS encoding beta-N-acetylglucosaminidase domain-containing protein — translation MPVERPRDPHARTRTSRHRRWTTATLAAALVTAAFPSASWAAPEPAEGPVSVWPAPRELTHRDDGFPLTPVVGLVTSGDADAATEKEVRRVLREVGVRRIVPAHDGSRAPVTVWLGDGDRVLSELGVAGADALAAEGFVVAAGHDDDGRGQVVLDGVDADGTHYATQVFEQVVRPRRGADWVPGVEVRDWPAMAYRGVIEGFYGTPWSHEDRLALMDYLGDHRMNTFEYAPKDDPYHRERWREPYPEQELARLGELVDRAAANRVDFTFALSPGLSVCYSSQDDFEAVVAKFEALYGLGARSFNIPLDDIDYNAWHCDADVERFGTGPGAAGRAQAHLLNRVQREWVEAKGDVAPLQMVPTEYYNVAESPYKRELRERMDSDVVVMWTGTAVVPERITVAQAERARQVFGHEILIWDNYPVNDYAAGRLLLAPFSGRENGLSEQVAGIVSNPMNQAALSELALFSFAEFGWNDVDYDATESWAAATVEFAGGDAELAAAVRVFADLSWYDGTLHRVRSPRLAGEIDEFWRVWRSGQRAEARARLVEVFDSYVAATVELRGLPDPRARVEIDAWLRAADHWLAAGRAALDMLAAYEADDRGVAWEHRGRVASLVEQAQAVRDDKAPHSSTWPKIADGVLDSFLAEANGLVDEWFGVGVGRPVAEVSLPTYQQHVPANMVDGDPGTYFWSSRASRVGDHVGVDLGVVTEIGRIDVLMGKSGSPDDYFREGVLEYSVDGEVWTALTTASASEVGVAAPEGTRARYVRYRATADGAGFWLVVREFAVETPELVSYTVEAVPPGREGSGAGRVVDGDPATAYVAARPAESGEALVVRLSRVRPVERVVVLQDPGAPVSAVVQVREGPGEWVTVGELSGGYTSVDVGGVPVGELRLVWAGGAQPRVHEIVPVFGG, via the coding sequence ATGCCTGTCGAAAGACCGCGTGACCCGCATGCACGCACTCGAACATCCCGCCACCGACGCTGGACCACGGCCACGCTGGCCGCCGCGCTCGTGACAGCCGCGTTTCCCTCAGCGTCCTGGGCCGCGCCCGAGCCTGCCGAGGGCCCGGTTTCGGTGTGGCCCGCGCCGCGCGAGCTGACACACCGTGACGACGGTTTCCCGCTCACTCCGGTGGTGGGGCTGGTGACGTCCGGGGACGCCGACGCGGCCACGGAGAAGGAGGTGCGGCGGGTTCTGCGTGAGGTCGGGGTACGGCGGATCGTCCCGGCACACGACGGCTCGCGCGCTCCCGTGACCGTGTGGCTGGGTGACGGCGATCGGGTGTTGTCCGAGCTGGGTGTGGCCGGTGCCGACGCGTTGGCGGCCGAGGGATTCGTCGTCGCCGCGGGACATGACGACGACGGGCGTGGGCAGGTGGTGCTCGACGGTGTCGACGCTGATGGCACGCACTACGCCACGCAGGTGTTCGAACAGGTCGTGCGGCCGCGCCGGGGTGCCGACTGGGTGCCGGGTGTGGAGGTCAGGGACTGGCCCGCGATGGCGTACCGGGGGGTGATCGAGGGGTTCTACGGCACACCGTGGTCGCACGAGGACCGGCTCGCGCTCATGGACTACCTCGGTGACCATCGCATGAACACCTTCGAGTACGCGCCCAAGGACGACCCGTATCACCGGGAGCGGTGGCGGGAACCGTATCCGGAACAGGAGTTGGCGAGGCTGGGCGAGTTGGTGGACCGCGCCGCGGCGAACCGGGTGGACTTCACGTTCGCGCTGTCGCCCGGGCTTTCCGTCTGTTACTCCTCGCAGGACGACTTCGAGGCGGTGGTCGCGAAGTTCGAGGCGTTGTACGGGTTGGGGGCGCGGTCGTTCAACATCCCGCTCGACGACATCGACTACAACGCCTGGCACTGTGACGCCGATGTGGAGCGGTTCGGTACCGGGCCCGGTGCGGCGGGGCGTGCGCAGGCGCATCTGTTGAACCGGGTGCAGCGGGAGTGGGTCGAGGCGAAGGGTGACGTGGCGCCGTTGCAGATGGTGCCGACCGAGTACTACAACGTCGCCGAGTCTCCCTACAAGCGTGAGTTGCGGGAACGGATGGACAGCGACGTCGTGGTGATGTGGACGGGCACCGCTGTGGTCCCGGAACGCATCACGGTGGCCCAGGCGGAGCGGGCGCGGCAGGTGTTCGGGCACGAGATCCTGATCTGGGACAACTATCCGGTCAACGACTATGCGGCGGGGCGGTTGTTGCTGGCGCCGTTCTCGGGTCGGGAGAACGGGTTGTCGGAGCAGGTGGCGGGGATCGTGTCGAACCCGATGAACCAGGCGGCGTTGAGTGAGCTCGCGTTGTTCTCGTTCGCCGAGTTCGGGTGGAACGACGTCGACTACGACGCGACGGAGTCGTGGGCGGCCGCGACGGTGGAGTTCGCGGGTGGTGATGCGGAGCTTGCGGCCGCTGTGCGGGTTTTCGCCGACCTGTCGTGGTATGACGGGACGCTGCACCGGGTGCGGTCGCCGCGGCTGGCGGGGGAGATCGACGAGTTCTGGCGGGTGTGGCGTTCGGGGCAGCGCGCCGAGGCGCGTGCTCGGCTGGTGGAGGTGTTCGACTCCTACGTCGCGGCGACGGTGGAGCTGCGGGGCTTGCCCGATCCGCGTGCTCGGGTGGAGATCGATGCGTGGTTGAGGGCGGCGGATCACTGGCTTGCCGCTGGTCGGGCGGCTTTGGACATGCTCGCCGCCTATGAGGCCGATGACCGTGGTGTCGCGTGGGAGCACCGTGGTCGGGTCGCGTCGCTGGTGGAGCAGGCGCAGGCGGTCCGTGACGACAAGGCGCCGCATTCGTCGACGTGGCCGAAGATCGCCGATGGTGTGTTGGACTCGTTCCTCGCGGAGGCGAACGGTCTCGTGGACGAGTGGTTCGGTGTGGGTGTGGGGCGTCCGGTCGCCGAGGTGAGTCTTCCGACGTATCAGCAGCATGTGCCGGCGAACATGGTGGACGGGGATCCGGGCACGTACTTCTGGAGTTCGCGTGCGTCACGGGTCGGTGACCATGTGGGTGTCGATCTGGGTGTGGTGACGGAGATCGGGCGCATCGATGTGCTGATGGGGAAGTCGGGTAGTCCGGACGACTACTTCCGTGAGGGAGTGTTGGAGTACTCGGTGGATGGTGAGGTTTGGACGGCGTTGACCACGGCGTCGGCGTCGGAGGTCGGTGTGGCCGCTCCGGAGGGCACGCGGGCGCGTTACGTGCGGTACCGGGCGACGGCGGACGGTGCCGGGTTCTGGCTTGTGGTGCGGGAGTTCGCGGTGGAGACGCCGGAGCTGGTGTCGTACACGGTGGAGGCCGTGCCGCCGGGTCGTGAGGGTAGTGGTGCGGGCAGGGTTGTCGACGGTGATCCTGCGACGGCTTATGTGGCGGCTCGGCCTGCGGAGTCGGGCGAGGCGCTGGTCGTGAGGTTGTCGCGGGTGCGGCCGGTGGAGCGGGTGGTGGTTCTGCAGGATCCGGGGGCGCCTGTTTCGGCGGTGGTGCAGGTGCGTGAGGGGCCGGGTGAGTGGGTGACGGTGGGCGAGTTGTCCGGTGGGTACACGTCGGTGGACGTGGGTGGTGTGCCGGTGGGTGAGTTGCGGTTGGTGTGGGCCGGTGGTGCGCAGCCGAGGGTGCACGAGATCGTGCCGGTGTTCGGCGGCTGA